The following are encoded together in the Actinomycetota bacterium genome:
- a CDS encoding PadR family transcriptional regulator, translating to MLELAILGALKEKPMHGYELKKRLSYLLGHLWKISFGSLYPALKRLEARNAVERAYTVKEKTRNRYVYRITPQGEELFRQLLVDMRKSSEITDSDKFSLRLAFFRYMEPEMRLWLLERRRSYLADRLKEMMGSGKARFKESDSYRLGLYRHRQELLQSDIAWLDGMIEQERKQAKERDKGRGPQRKEKRGGERLTVEGEPLEKMTPLQA from the coding sequence TGAAGGAAAAGCCCATGCACGGCTACGAGCTCAAGAAGCGGCTCTCCTACCTCCTGGGGCACCTGTGGAAGATCAGCTTCGGCTCCCTTTACCCGGCACTCAAGAGGCTGGAGGCGCGCAACGCCGTGGAGCGGGCCTACACGGTCAAGGAGAAGACGCGCAACCGTTACGTGTACCGCATCACGCCCCAGGGCGAGGAACTCTTCCGGCAACTGCTGGTGGACATGCGTAAGAGCTCGGAGATCACCGATTCCGACAAGTTCAGCCTGCGCCTGGCCTTCTTCCGGTACATGGAACCGGAGATGCGGCTCTGGCTCCTCGAGCGAAGGCGCAGCTACCTCGCGGACAGGTTGAAGGAGATGATGGGGAGCGGGAAGGCCCGTTTCAAGGAATCGGACAGCTACCGCCTGGGCCTTTACCGCCACCGCCAGGAACTGCTGCAGAGCGACATAGCGTGGTTGGACGGCATGATCGAACAGGAAAGGAAGCAGGCGAAAGAGCGCGATAAGGGGCGTGGCCCCCAGCGCAAGGAGAAGAGGGGGGGTGAGCGATTGACTGTCGAGGGAGAACCGCTGGAGAAGATGACACCCCTGCAGGCCTGA